From the genome of Hydrogenovibrio kuenenii DSM 12350:
CTAGTGAGAATCATGCGTCACCTGCTCGCTTGTTTTTCCAAAACGTCGTTCGCGATTGGAAAAAGATGCTATGGCCTTATCAATAGAATTCTCATCAAAATCTGGCCACAATTCATCAGAAAAGTAAAATTCTGCATAAGCCATTTGCCAGACCAAGAAGTTACTAATTCTTTGCTCTCCACCAGTTCTAATCAATAAATCCGGTTCGCTTTGTTCTGCAAGACATACATTCATTGAAATATCTGCTTCAGTGAGTTCAGTAATAGGTTTATCTGGATTCTTATTACTCCAATCTTTCACTGCTTGCACTACGTCCCAGCGCCCACCGTAATTTGCTGCAATATTTAATTGCAACCCTGAATTATTTTCAGTTAAATGCTCTGCTTGGAGAATATGCTGTTGTATTTCATCAGTGAATAGCGTTCTATCACCTATGATATTTAATCTAACGTTGTTTTTATGAAGCTTACTAACTTCATTTTGAAGCGCAGAAAGGAAAAGCCCCATTAACTTTGACACTTCATCTTTAGGGCGCTTCCAATTTTCTGTACTGAATGCAAATAAAGTAAGAGATTCCACACCAATTTCTGCACAATGAGAAACAACTTTTTTAACCGCTCGCAACCCTTTTTGGTGTCCAACGAAACGAGGCAGAAAACGTTTTTTTGCCCATCTTCCGTTTCCATCCATAATAATGGCTATATGCTTAGGCTGAGTCATGTGTGTGTTTTTAGATAGATTTAGGTTTAAACAAAATAAAACGGCCTACCAAATTATGTAGGCCGTCAATACGGCATAGCGAACCATTATGCCGTAAACGCATGTAAAATTCAGCTTATATTTCCATCAAACTCGCTTCTTTTTCAGCTAATATCTTATCAATCTGTGCAACAAAACCATCAGTCGTCTTCTGGACAGTCTCCTCAGCACGTCTCAATTCATCATCTGTGATTTCTTTATCTTTATTCAAATCTTTAAAATCAGAATTTGCATCTCGTCGAACATTTCTAATCGC
Proteins encoded in this window:
- a CDS encoding isoprenyl transferase, translated to MTQPKHIAIIMDGNGRWAKKRFLPRFVGHQKGLRAVKKVVSHCAEIGVESLTLFAFSTENWKRPKDEVSKLMGLFLSALQNEVSKLHKNNVRLNIIGDRTLFTDEIQQHILQAEHLTENNSGLQLNIAANYGGRWDVVQAVKDWSNKNPDKPITELTEADISMNVCLAEQSEPDLLIRTGGEQRISNFLVWQMAYAEFYFSDELWPDFDENSIDKAIASFSNRERRFGKTSEQVTHDSH